A part of Gossypium hirsutum isolate 1008001.06 chromosome A07, Gossypium_hirsutum_v2.1, whole genome shotgun sequence genomic DNA contains:
- the LOC107938266 gene encoding uncharacterized protein — protein MIKVDVWLQMQRWWRRQGDLSFHLDAIEVKTVEVSAPNAPPALASFTFVLALPTLHGHYHNLIYFSAINDHSDPFSLQQAFRSNNNNSWLLRMADSMEVMKQLVCCEVVDIQDYR, from the exons ATGATAAAAGTAGATGTGTGGTTGCAGATGCAGAGATGGTGGCGGAGGCAAGGGGACCTATCATTTCATTTAGATGCCATAGAAGTGAAGACTGTGGAAGTGTCTGCGCCAAATGCCCCACCTGCACTTGCCTCTTTCACCTTTGTACTTGCCCTACCGACCCTCCATGGCCATTATCATAATCTCATTTACTTCTCAGCAATAAATGATCACTCTGATCCTTTCTCATTGCAACAAGCTTTCAGATCTAATAATAATAACTCATGG TTGTTGAGAATGGCAGACAGCATGGAGGTCATGAAACAATTAGTGTGTTGTGAGGTTGTGGACATTCAAGACTATCGTTAA
- the LOC107938267 gene encoding NADH dehydrogenase [ubiquinone] flavoprotein 1, mitochondrial, which yields MAPIKGILSLQRAAMFRASSERWKLGIRSFSTQGATTAGAPQASPPPPPEKTHFGGLKDEDRIFTNLYGLHDPFLKGAMKRGDWYRTKDLVLKGADWIVNEMKKSGLRGRGGAGFPSGLKWSFMPKVSDGRPSYLVVNADESEPGTCKDREIMRHDPHKLLEGCLIAGVGMRATAAYIYIRGEYVNERKNLEIARNEAYEAGLLGKNACGSGYDFDVHIHFGAGAYICGEETALLESLEGKQGKPRLKPPFPANAGLYGCPTTVTNVETVAVSPTILRRGPEWFASFGRKNNSGTKLFCVSGHVNKPCTVEEEMSIPLKELIERHCGGIRGGWDNLLAVIPGGSSVPLLPKHICDDVLMDYDALKAVQSGLGTAAVIVMDKSTDVVDAIARLSYFYKHESCGQCTPCREGTGWLWMIMERLKVGNAKLEEIDMLQEVTKQIEGHTICALGDAAAWPVQGLIRHFRPELERRIRERAERELLEASA from the coding sequence GCACCCATAAAGGGCATCCTTTCCTTGCAAAGGGCAGCAATGTTCAGAGCCAGCAGTGAGAGGTGGAAACTAGGCATTAGATCATTTAGTACTCAAGGAGCAACAACTGCTGGTGCTCCACAGGCATCCCCTCCACCACCACCCGAAAAAACCCATTTTGGTGGTTTAAAAGATGAAGATCGTATTTTCACCAACTTATATGGGTTGCATGATCCTTTTCTCAAAGGTGCCATGAAACGTGGTGACTGGTATAGAACCAAGGATTTAGTACTCAAGGGTGCTGATTGGATTGTCAATGAAATGAAGAAATCTGGACTCCGAGGACGTGGTGGTGCTGGATTTCCATCAGGCCTCAAATGGTCTTTTATGCCAAAAGTATCTGATGGCCGTCCTTCTTATCTTGTTGTCAATGCTGATGAAAGTGAACCTGGAACCTGTAAAGACAGGGAAATCATGCGGCACGATCCACACAAACTATTGGAGGGTTGCTTGATTGCTGGGGTTGGGATGAGAGCTACAGCTGCTTATATCTACATCAGGGGTGAATATGTGAATGAACGTAAAAACCTTGAAATAGCTAGAAATGAAGCATACGAAGCTGGACTGTTGGGCAAAAATGCATGTGGTTCTGGTTATGATTTTGACGTTCACATCCATTTTGGTGCCGGTGCTTATATTTGTGGTGAAGAAACAGCACTTCTAGAGAGCCTTGAAGGAAAACAAGGAAAACCTAGATTGAAGCCTCCTTTCCCTGCTAATGCTGGGTTATATGGCTGTCCCACCACTGTCACAAATGTGGAGACGGTGGCTGTTTCTCCCACAATATTGAGACGTGGTCCTGAGTGGTTTGCCAGTTTTGGGAGGAAGAACAATTCTGGGACAAAATTGTTTTGTGTCTCAGGTCACGTCAACAAGCCTTGCACAGTTGAGGAGGAGATGAGTATACCACTTAAGGAGTTGATAGAGAGGCACTGCGGAGGCATCAGAGGTGGATGGGACAATTTACTTGCAGTAATACCAGGAGGTTCATCTGTTCCACTTTTACCCAAGCACATATGTGATGATGTCCTGATGGATTATGATGCACTCAAGGCTGTCCAGTCAGGACTGGGAACTGCTGCAGTAATTGTGATGGATAAGTCAACTGATGTTGTAGATGCAATTGCGAGGCTTTCGTACTTCTACAAGCACGAGAGTTGTGGACAGTGCACGCCCTGCAGAGAAGGGACTGGATGGCTATGGATGATCATGGAAAGATTGAAAGTTGGGAATGCAAAGTTGGAAGAGATTGACATGCTTCAGGAGGTGACCAAGCAGATTGAAGGGCACACAATTTGCGCTTTAGGTGATGCAGCAGCTTGGCCTGTGCAGGGTCTAATACGGCATTTTAGGCCAGAGCTCGAGAGAAGGATTAGGGAGCGTGCAGAAAGGGAGTTGCTAGAGGCTTCTGCGTAA